One window of Halorussus sp. MSC15.2 genomic DNA carries:
- a CDS encoding sodium-dependent transporter — protein sequence MTRESWRTRLGFILAAVGSAVGLGNVWRFPWMTAENGGSAFLVVYLAIILLVGVPGLLAEFVIGRRSQRNPAGALYRLSSGSKSWGAVGLFGVVTAVVLLSFYSVVGGWILRYFLASFTGAYFGSPGQYFGAIDFGLPAVGFHVGFLALTALVVVGGIRDGIERATKVMMPAIIVLLVALAGWAVTRPGAGAGLSFYLDFDGAYLRANFFDVLGAAAGQALFTLSLGVGTMITYASYLGDDHNLASDGSLIAVLNTGVGVLAGFVVFPLLFATVGELTGPAAAGGGPGALFVSLAGAFSQLPFGQPLAVVFFGVIVLAALSSSISMLEIPVAYLVDEFGLERRTATATLTCLVLVTGSANALNPGLFGFVAGTLVDLMLTTGLAGFLVFVGWVLGKDAVTEFSSGAGSRVRSLGPAWLWSVRTILPLFLLGTLAVNLLALAGVSLF from the coding sequence ATGACACGCGAATCGTGGCGCACGCGACTCGGCTTCATCCTCGCCGCAGTCGGCAGCGCCGTCGGCTTAGGTAACGTCTGGCGGTTTCCGTGGATGACCGCAGAGAACGGCGGAAGCGCGTTTCTGGTGGTGTACCTCGCGATTATCCTGCTGGTCGGCGTCCCCGGCCTGCTCGCGGAGTTCGTCATCGGGCGGCGCTCCCAGCGCAACCCAGCGGGCGCGCTCTACAGGCTCTCTTCGGGGTCGAAGTCGTGGGGCGCGGTCGGTCTCTTCGGCGTCGTGACCGCGGTCGTCCTGCTGTCGTTCTACAGCGTCGTCGGCGGGTGGATTCTCCGATACTTCCTCGCCAGTTTCACCGGCGCGTACTTCGGGTCGCCCGGCCAGTACTTCGGGGCCATCGACTTCGGTCTCCCGGCGGTCGGCTTCCACGTCGGCTTTCTCGCGCTCACGGCGTTAGTCGTGGTCGGGGGTATCCGGGACGGCATCGAGCGAGCGACGAAAGTCATGATGCCCGCGATAATCGTCCTGCTCGTCGCACTGGCAGGGTGGGCGGTCACTCGACCCGGCGCGGGCGCGGGCCTGTCGTTCTACCTCGACTTCGACGGGGCCTACCTCCGAGCCAACTTCTTCGACGTGCTGGGCGCGGCGGCGGGACAGGCGCTGTTCACGCTCTCGCTCGGCGTCGGCACGATGATAACCTACGCCTCGTATCTGGGCGACGACCACAACCTCGCGTCCGACGGGAGCCTCATCGCGGTGCTGAACACCGGCGTCGGGGTTCTCGCGGGGTTCGTCGTCTTCCCGCTCCTGTTCGCGACGGTGGGCGAACTGACTGGTCCGGCCGCGGCGGGCGGCGGTCCCGGCGCGCTGTTCGTGAGTCTCGCCGGTGCGTTCTCCCAACTCCCCTTCGGCCAACCGCTCGCGGTCGTCTTCTTCGGCGTCATCGTCCTCGCGGCGCTGTCGTCGTCCATCAGCATGCTCGAAATCCCGGTGGCCTACCTCGTGGACGAGTTCGGACTGGAGCGCCGGACCGCGACCGCCACGCTGACGTGTCTCGTTCTGGTGACCGGGTCGGCCAACGCGCTGAACCCCGGTCTGTTCGGCTTCGTGGCGGGGACGCTCGTGGACCTGATGCTGACCACGGGTCTCGCGGGGTTCCTCGTGTTCGTCGGGTGGGTCCTCGGCAAGGACGCCGTGACCGAGTTCTCGTCGGGCGCGGGGTCGCGCGTCCGGTCGCTCGGCCCGGCGTGGCTCTGGTCGGTCAGGACGATTCTGCCGCTGTTCCTGCTCGGCACGCTCGCGGTGAACCTGCTGGCGCTCGCGGGCGTCTCGCTGTTCTGA
- a CDS encoding halocarboxylic acid dehydrogenase DehI family protein, with amino-acid sequence MDTTKQLYEQEATGWKRGLYDDIQRTFRAPVVNWIFRTLMANRPEFLRYLWGQVKPVFQTRAFGRYTVQYRDAVLSAVESEGAIPRFRREEVDVRPAEYRELRGQIATFDVVAPRLALLFELADRLLHDDPVGEEWGGEASAGDDAEDEDRRRDAGRAATAPLPAWLDADRGLSPTLGTADELDGDAATAVSEIEAFHGLGDTLPSVYRCLVQWPGYLTAAWPESKPLLESDGFEEGHERADELTAEFVSRLPYAPRLRPEDLRRRGMDDEAVEDVQRLFRRFDTGPVETVLPAIALHAETVGAAGRREWD; translated from the coding sequence ATGGATACCACCAAACAGCTCTACGAACAGGAGGCGACCGGGTGGAAGCGCGGCCTGTACGACGACATCCAGCGGACGTTCCGCGCGCCGGTGGTCAACTGGATATTCCGGACGCTGATGGCGAATCGCCCGGAGTTCCTCCGATATCTCTGGGGGCAGGTGAAACCCGTATTCCAGACGCGGGCCTTCGGTCGATACACGGTTCAGTATCGAGACGCGGTCCTCTCGGCGGTGGAAAGCGAGGGGGCGATTCCGCGGTTCCGCCGCGAGGAGGTGGACGTCCGACCGGCCGAGTATCGCGAGCTACGCGGCCAAATCGCCACTTTCGACGTCGTCGCCCCGCGGCTCGCGCTGCTCTTCGAACTCGCCGACCGCCTGCTGCACGACGACCCCGTCGGCGAGGAGTGGGGCGGCGAGGCGTCAGCGGGCGACGACGCCGAGGACGAAGACCGACGCCGAGACGCCGGGCGAGCGGCCACCGCCCCGCTTCCGGCGTGGCTCGACGCCGACCGCGGACTGTCACCCACGCTCGGTACCGCGGACGAACTCGACGGGGACGCCGCCACCGCCGTCTCGGAAATCGAGGCGTTCCACGGTCTCGGCGACACGCTCCCGAGCGTCTATCGGTGTCTAGTCCAGTGGCCGGGGTATCTCACCGCGGCGTGGCCCGAGTCGAAACCCCTGCTGGAGTCCGACGGGTTCGAGGAGGGGCACGAGCGCGCCGACGAACTCACCGCCGAGTTCGTCTCCCGGCTTCCCTACGCCCCGCGACTCCGCCCTGAGGACCTGCGTCGCCGGGGGATGGACGACGAGGCCGTCGAAGACGTACAGCGACTGTTCCGCCGCTTCGACACGGGACCCGTCGAGACGGTCCTGCCCGCCATCGCGCTCCACGCGGAGACTGTCGGGGCCGCCGGGCGGCGCGAGTGGGACTGA
- a CDS encoding ferritin-like domain-containing protein translates to MTENNRDDERPEESIEALTENLGGGSDSRRGFLKKGATASAAGLGLSAGAGNVAASGDGDETTTQAEGQDEVNPVAVLNYALVLERLEATFYTRGLEEFSEDEIESSDIAGNFGETVQSSLYDQLTTIRDHEQSHVDYLVKTIEKLGGDPVSADQVSFAFPLESPSGFIKTGQTLETTGVSAYDGAINLLKQDNLLTAAATVATVEGRHSAYLNGLTGKSPFPRAFDNAKPPAEILPLVAPFVEGDVKELLEIV, encoded by the coding sequence ATGACAGAGAACAATCGAGACGACGAGCGGCCGGAGGAGAGCATCGAAGCACTGACCGAGAATCTGGGCGGCGGGTCCGACTCGCGGCGCGGATTCCTGAAGAAGGGAGCCACGGCGTCGGCGGCGGGTCTCGGACTGTCCGCAGGCGCAGGGAACGTCGCGGCATCGGGAGACGGAGACGAGACGACGACGCAGGCCGAGGGGCAGGACGAGGTCAACCCGGTCGCGGTGCTGAACTACGCGCTGGTCCTCGAACGCCTCGAAGCGACGTTCTACACTCGCGGACTAGAGGAGTTCAGCGAGGACGAAATCGAGAGTTCCGACATCGCGGGCAACTTCGGCGAGACGGTCCAGTCGTCGCTCTACGACCAACTCACGACGATTCGCGACCACGAACAGTCTCACGTCGATTACCTCGTGAAGACCATCGAGAAGTTGGGCGGCGACCCGGTCTCGGCCGACCAAGTCAGCTTCGCGTTCCCGCTCGAAAGCCCGTCCGGGTTCATCAAGACGGGACAGACGCTCGAAACGACCGGCGTCTCGGCCTACGACGGCGCGATAAACCTGCTGAAGCAGGACAACCTGTTGACCGCCGCGGCCACGGTTGCCACGGTCGAGGGCCGCCACTCCGCGTATCTCAACGGTCTTACGGGGAAGTCGCCGTTCCCCCGAGCGTTCGACAACGCCAAACCGCCCGCGGAGATACTGCCGCTGGTCGCTCCGTTCGTGGAGGGCGACGTGAAGGAACTCCTCGAAATCGTGTAG
- a CDS encoding sodium-dependent transporter: protein MSERETWTSRIGFIFAAVGSAVGLGNIWSFPFQTAANGGAAFLVVYLLAVFLIGFPTMMVEFVIGRRGERNPVAAFEKIGYGNWSFAGGLGVFSSLVTLSFYSVVGGWVLSYIVGSATGAYFGDAGAYFGSIASGPTAIAAHAVFMLITIGIVASGVTDGIERATTFMIPAILVLLVGLAAWATTLEGATAGYAFYLSPDFGVIADNFWSIVPPAMGQAFFTLSLGFSVMIAYSSYLGRDDSLPADGGAIVVVNTFVALLAGFVVFPILFATGGAGGAGGGAGTAFVALAGAFGNLPAGGIIGFVFFAVLLFAALSSSISLLEVPVSYISENYGYSRATTAVAMGATIALVGVPATFGTSWLGFYNDVVFKFLLPVAVLLLAVFVGWVADTEAVDELGRGSTFGESFTTAWLWWVRVVVPFAVIVTLYLGITALYEGITTGAYF, encoded by the coding sequence ATGTCGGAACGAGAAACATGGACGAGTAGAATTGGATTTATCTTCGCCGCCGTCGGGAGCGCGGTGGGACTCGGGAACATCTGGTCGTTCCCGTTCCAGACCGCGGCGAACGGCGGTGCCGCGTTCCTCGTGGTCTACCTGTTGGCCGTGTTCCTCATCGGCTTCCCGACCATGATGGTCGAGTTCGTCATCGGTCGGCGCGGCGAGCGCAACCCCGTCGCCGCGTTCGAGAAAATCGGCTACGGGAACTGGTCGTTCGCCGGCGGACTCGGCGTGTTCTCCTCGCTGGTGACGCTGTCGTTCTACAGCGTCGTCGGCGGGTGGGTCCTCAGTTACATCGTCGGTAGCGCCACCGGCGCGTACTTCGGCGACGCGGGAGCGTACTTCGGGTCCATCGCCTCCGGTCCCACCGCCATCGCCGCGCACGCGGTGTTCATGCTCATCACCATCGGCATCGTCGCGTCGGGCGTCACCGACGGTATCGAGCGCGCCACGACGTTCATGATTCCCGCGATTCTGGTCCTCCTCGTCGGACTCGCCGCTTGGGCGACGACGCTCGAAGGGGCCACGGCGGGGTACGCGTTCTACCTCTCGCCGGACTTCGGCGTCATCGCGGACAACTTCTGGTCCATCGTCCCGCCCGCCATGGGGCAGGCGTTCTTCACGCTCTCGCTCGGATTCAGCGTGATGATAGCCTACTCCTCGTACCTCGGCCGCGACGATAGCCTCCCGGCCGACGGCGGTGCCATCGTCGTCGTCAACACGTTCGTGGCGCTCCTCGCCGGGTTCGTCGTCTTCCCCATCCTGTTCGCCACGGGCGGCGCGGGCGGTGCGGGCGGCGGTGCCGGGACGGCGTTCGTCGCCCTCGCGGGTGCGTTCGGTAACCTCCCCGCGGGCGGTATCATCGGCTTCGTCTTCTTCGCCGTGCTGCTGTTCGCGGCGCTCTCCAGTTCCATCAGCCTGCTGGAAGTGCCGGTGTCGTACATCTCCGAGAACTACGGGTACAGTCGGGCCACCACCGCGGTGGCGATGGGCGCGACCATCGCTCTCGTCGGCGTCCCCGCGACGTTCGGCACGTCGTGGCTCGGATTCTACAACGACGTGGTGTTCAAGTTCCTCCTCCCCGTCGCCGTCCTCCTGCTCGCCGTCTTCGTCGGTTGGGTCGCCGACACGGAAGCGGTGGACGAACTGGGTCGAGGCTCCACGTTCGGCGAGTCGTTCACCACGGCGTGGCTCTGGTGGGTCCGCGTCGTCGTCCCATTCGCCGTCATCGTGACCCTCTACCTCGGCATCACGGCCCTCTACGAGGGTATCACCACGGGAGCCTACTTCTAG
- a CDS encoding HAD-IIA family hydrolase — protein sequence MKGVILAAGIGSRLRPLTLEKPKSCVTVDGTPILAHQLRAYADAGVTDVVVVAGYLADDVRALCEEVADSRPDLDVTVRESEVFANTDNMYSLYLAREAVAGEPFVLTNGDVVFEPELLADLLAADADSAIATDTATFSEEAMKVTVGDRGRATHIAKSVPADVAHGVSTDAYRFSAAFSEALFDEITRTIEREGDYGDWTEAAVDRLLRGGTHDVEPVDVSQHRWVEIDDFDDLRTADRRFSSLSDLGEKEAVFFDLDGTMYLDDDLVTGADGVVEALRNRGVEVYFLTNNSSKWKDDYAERLTDLGVSAAEEDVLLSTDGVLQHLRRTDPDGTFVLGTTEMRDALADRGVEVVDEPDSGEDAPDAVVVGFDTELTYEKARKATLAVRDGATFLLAHADAVCPTAEGFVPDCGAIGAMIERATDRSPDRVFGKPNVEMVAPVLDAEGYAPEDVAVVGDRLATDVRLAENVGCESVCVLTGDATRAEVESSDRSPTLVAPTVAALTEFVRGDATPDETTPDEATTDGGRTDGATAEERTADDGTTDTKNSAASADGGSER from the coding sequence GTGAAGGGAGTAATCTTAGCGGCTGGTATCGGGTCTCGACTCCGGCCGCTCACGCTGGAGAAGCCGAAATCGTGCGTCACAGTCGATGGAACCCCTATCCTCGCCCACCAACTCCGGGCCTACGCCGACGCGGGCGTGACCGACGTCGTGGTGGTCGCGGGGTATCTGGCCGACGACGTGCGAGCGCTCTGCGAGGAAGTCGCGGATTCGCGGCCGGACCTCGACGTCACCGTCCGCGAGAGCGAGGTGTTCGCCAACACCGACAACATGTACTCGCTCTATCTGGCCCGCGAGGCGGTGGCGGGCGAACCGTTCGTCCTGACCAACGGCGACGTGGTGTTCGAACCGGAACTGCTCGCCGACTTGCTCGCCGCCGACGCCGACAGCGCCATCGCGACCGATACTGCGACCTTCTCGGAGGAGGCGATGAAAGTGACCGTCGGCGACCGTGGACGCGCGACTCATATCGCCAAGAGCGTTCCGGCGGACGTGGCTCACGGCGTCTCGACCGACGCGTATCGATTCTCGGCGGCGTTCTCCGAGGCGCTGTTCGACGAGATAACACGGACCATCGAACGCGAGGGCGACTACGGCGACTGGACCGAGGCCGCCGTCGACCGACTCCTCAGGGGCGGGACCCACGACGTCGAACCTGTAGACGTCTCCCAACACCGGTGGGTCGAAATCGACGACTTCGACGACCTCCGGACCGCCGACCGCCGGTTCTCGTCGCTGTCGGACCTCGGCGAGAAGGAGGCGGTGTTCTTCGACCTCGACGGGACGATGTATCTGGACGACGACCTCGTGACCGGGGCGGACGGGGTCGTCGAGGCGCTCCGGAACCGCGGCGTGGAGGTCTACTTCCTGACGAACAACTCCTCGAAGTGGAAGGACGACTACGCCGAGCGGCTGACTGACCTCGGCGTTTCGGCCGCCGAGGAGGACGTCCTGCTCTCGACCGACGGGGTCCTCCAGCACCTCCGGCGCACCGACCCGGACGGGACGTTCGTCCTCGGAACCACCGAGATGCGCGACGCCCTCGCCGACCGCGGCGTCGAAGTCGTGGACGAACCGGACTCGGGCGAGGACGCGCCCGACGCGGTGGTCGTCGGGTTCGACACCGAACTCACGTACGAGAAGGCCCGGAAGGCGACCCTCGCCGTCCGAGACGGGGCGACGTTCCTGCTGGCCCATGCCGACGCAGTCTGCCCGACCGCGGAGGGGTTCGTCCCCGACTGCGGGGCCATCGGCGCGATGATAGAGCGCGCGACCGACCGGTCGCCCGACCGCGTCTTCGGCAAGCCGAACGTCGAGATGGTCGCCCCCGTCCTCGACGCCGAGGGGTACGCGCCCGAGGACGTGGCGGTGGTCGGCGACCGACTGGCGACCGACGTGCGACTCGCCGAGAACGTCGGGTGCGAGTCTGTCTGCGTGCTGACGGGCGACGCGACGCGCGCCGAGGTGGAGTCGAGCGACCGCTCGCCGACGCTGGTCGCGCCGACCGTGGCCGCCCTGACCGAGTTCGTCCGGGGCGACGCGACGCCCGACGAGACGACGCCCGACGAGGCGACGACCGACGGAGGGAGGACTGACGGGGCGACGGCCGAGGAGCGGACGGCCGACGACGGGACGACCGACACGAAGAACTCGGCGGCGTCCGCGGACGGAGGGTCCGAGCGGTGA
- a CDS encoding sugar phosphate isomerase/epimerase, with amino-acid sequence MGAEKAVLHAGTSARPPEWQLDEVAPHLLDSVRILDRFAADRDVEICVENLPGIPLTVHDFDRVFDETEASMTFDTGHARVDGMDADEMADFLADRGDRVSHVHVNDAREAADEHVPTGSGTLDFETALAPLRGDWTGTVSAEVYTFDFDYLELSAEKLDGYL; translated from the coding sequence ATGGGCGCGGAGAAGGCGGTCCTCCACGCCGGGACCAGCGCCCGGCCGCCCGAGTGGCAACTGGACGAAGTCGCGCCCCACCTGCTCGACTCCGTCCGGATACTCGACCGATTCGCCGCCGACCGGGACGTCGAAATCTGCGTCGAGAACCTGCCGGGCATCCCGCTCACGGTCCACGACTTCGACAGGGTGTTCGACGAGACGGAGGCGTCGATGACCTTCGACACCGGCCACGCCCGGGTGGACGGGATGGACGCCGACGAGATGGCCGACTTTCTGGCGGACCGCGGCGACCGGGTCTCGCACGTCCACGTCAACGACGCCCGCGAGGCCGCCGACGAACACGTCCCCACGGGGTCGGGGACGCTGGACTTCGAGACGGCGCTGGCACCGCTCCGCGGTGACTGGACGGGGACGGTCTCCGCGGAGGTGTACACCTTCGACTTCGACTATCTGGAACTCAGCGCCGAGAAACTGGACGGCTACCTCTGA
- a CDS encoding glycerophosphodiester phosphodiesterase family protein encodes MVGTSGTTRQATTSRTDVSLIAHRGFAGVYPENTVAAIERATTAASPGGLPEMVEVDVMPTADGEIVTFHDYDLGRLTDAPSELADRKVWETTAETLADLDVLGTGERIPTLSAVLDALPSSVGVNVEFKNPGSAEIRPGENLPPEARAEQTALWKPFAEDVLSTLSATDHDVLVSSFSEGALAAVREVDSSVPLAVVFADSIADGMEVARRYDCEAVHPPWNAIAGTPLFNAEYGSLGPFEDIDLLELAHEEGRAVNAWTVERWYEADQLRQAGVDGVIADYPGVLQFGDAGT; translated from the coding sequence GCTCATCGCTCACCGCGGATTCGCGGGCGTCTACCCCGAGAACACCGTGGCGGCGATAGAACGGGCAACGACCGCAGCCTCCCCCGGCGGTCTTCCCGAGATGGTGGAAGTGGACGTGATGCCGACCGCCGACGGCGAAATCGTCACCTTCCACGACTACGACCTCGGTCGCTTGACGGACGCCCCCTCCGAACTCGCCGACCGGAAGGTGTGGGAGACGACCGCCGAGACCCTCGCGGACCTCGACGTCCTCGGCACGGGCGAGCGAATCCCCACGCTCTCGGCGGTCCTCGACGCCCTCCCGTCGTCGGTCGGCGTCAACGTGGAGTTCAAGAACCCCGGGTCGGCCGAGATTCGCCCCGGCGAGAACCTCCCCCCGGAGGCCCGCGCCGAGCAGACGGCCCTCTGGAAACCGTTCGCGGAGGACGTCCTCTCGACGCTCTCGGCGACCGACCACGACGTGTTGGTCTCGTCGTTCTCGGAGGGTGCGCTGGCGGCGGTCCGCGAGGTGGACTCCTCGGTCCCCCTCGCGGTCGTGTTCGCCGACTCCATCGCGGACGGGATGGAGGTCGCGCGCCGGTACGACTGCGAGGCGGTCCACCCGCCGTGGAACGCGATTGCGGGCACGCCGCTGTTCAACGCCGAGTACGGGTCGCTCGGCCCCTTCGAGGACATCGACCTCCTCGAACTCGCTCACGAGGAGGGCCGAGCGGTCAACGCATGGACCGTCGAGCGCTGGTACGAGGCCGACCAACTCCGGCAGGCGGGCGTGGACGGCGTCATCGCCGACTACCCCGGTGTCCTCCAGTTCGGCGACGCCGGGACGTGA
- a CDS encoding NADPH:quinone reductase has protein sequence MRAVRYHEYGGPDVLRVEDAERPDPGRREVRVEVRAAGVNPVDTYFREGSYEPPELPMIPGSDLAGVVDAVGEDVDEFAEGDRVFGTGLGNDRQGTYAEYAVAPTDRLAHLPESVDFEEGAAAALVGVTAWRALVDHAGLEPAETCLVHGGSGGVGHVAVQLADAAGAHTVTTASAEYHDRLEELGANSPVDYGREDLADAVVEAAGRPDVILDHRLDDYLDFDAEVGTQGVRVVGIGNTRPAAGFENIAAARAQEMTLQLMSMYNTPDMSAVLLKLARLLESGDLRPHVSKRYDLDEAAAAQKAVLQNSFFGKLVVTP, from the coding sequence ATGCGCGCAGTTCGCTATCACGAATACGGCGGCCCGGACGTACTCAGAGTCGAAGACGCGGAGCGACCCGACCCCGGTCGCAGGGAGGTACGCGTCGAAGTTCGCGCCGCGGGCGTCAACCCGGTGGACACCTACTTCCGTGAAGGGAGCTACGAACCGCCCGAACTCCCGATGATACCGGGGTCGGACCTCGCCGGTGTCGTGGACGCCGTGGGCGAGGACGTGGACGAGTTCGCCGAGGGCGACCGAGTGTTCGGCACGGGACTGGGCAACGACCGACAGGGGACCTACGCCGAGTACGCGGTCGCGCCGACCGACCGCCTCGCGCACCTGCCCGAGAGCGTCGATTTCGAGGAGGGCGCGGCCGCCGCGCTCGTGGGCGTGACCGCGTGGCGCGCGCTGGTGGACCACGCGGGTCTCGAACCCGCCGAGACGTGCCTCGTCCACGGCGGGTCGGGCGGCGTCGGTCACGTCGCGGTCCAACTCGCCGACGCCGCGGGAGCGCACACTGTCACCACTGCGTCCGCGGAGTACCACGACCGACTCGAAGAACTGGGCGCGAACTCGCCCGTGGACTACGGCCGCGAGGACCTCGCCGACGCCGTGGTCGAGGCGGCAGGCCGTCCCGACGTGATTCTGGACCACCGACTCGACGACTACCTCGACTTCGACGCCGAAGTCGGGACGCAGGGCGTCCGCGTCGTCGGCATCGGGAACACCCGACCCGCGGCCGGGTTCGAGAACATCGCGGCCGCTCGCGCACAGGAGATGACCCTCCAGTTGATGAGCATGTACAACACGCCGGACATGTCGGCGGTCCTCCTGAAACTGGCGCGATTGCTGGAGTCGGGTGACCTCCGCCCGCACGTCTCGAAGCGCTACGACTTGGACGAGGCCGCCGCGGCCCAGAAGGCGGTCCTGCAGAACAGTTTCTTCGGGAAGTTGGTCGTCACGCCGTGA
- a CDS encoding acyl-CoA carboxylase subunit beta yields MEDKIDELRELREEALQGGGEERIEAQHDKGKMTARERIDYFLDDGTFNEFDQLRTHRSHNFGMEEKQVKGDGVVTGYGEVNGRKTFVFAHDFTVFGGSLGEVFAEKVCKVMDKAMEVGAPVIGLNDSAGARIQEGVSSLAGYAEIFRRNTEASGVIPQISAIMGPCAGGAVYSPAITDFIFMVEDTSHMFITGPDVIETVTGEQVTFEELGGAKTHESTSGVSHFSEPSEKDALDDIRRLLSYVPQNNVEDPPRVEPWDDPERRDEELTNVVPDEPKKPYDMTRVIDGVVDEDSFFEVQEGYAKNMVIGFARLDGRSVGVVANQPRVNAGTLDIEASEKAARFVRFCDSFNIPITTFVDVPGFMPGTDQEHGGIIRHGAKLLYAYSEATVPLMTVITRKAYGGAYDVMASKHIGADVNYAWPTAEIAVMGPKGAVNILYDDELAEAEDPEARREELIDEYRDQFANPYTVADLGYVDDVLEPQDTRPRLIDDLEMLSSKRDEQPDKKHGNIPL; encoded by the coding sequence ATGGAAGACAAGATAGACGAACTCCGCGAACTACGCGAAGAGGCCCTGCAGGGCGGCGGCGAGGAGCGAATCGAGGCCCAACACGACAAGGGGAAGATGACCGCGCGCGAGCGCATCGACTACTTCCTCGACGACGGCACGTTCAACGAGTTCGACCAGCTTCGAACCCACCGGAGCCACAACTTCGGCATGGAGGAGAAACAGGTCAAGGGCGACGGCGTGGTGACGGGGTACGGCGAGGTCAACGGTCGGAAGACGTTCGTCTTCGCCCACGACTTCACCGTCTTCGGCGGGTCGCTCGGCGAGGTGTTCGCCGAGAAGGTCTGCAAGGTGATGGACAAGGCGATGGAGGTCGGCGCGCCGGTTATCGGTCTCAACGACTCGGCCGGGGCGCGGATTCAGGAGGGCGTCTCGTCGCTCGCCGGGTACGCTGAAATCTTCCGGCGCAACACCGAGGCCTCCGGCGTCATCCCCCAGATTTCGGCCATCATGGGACCGTGTGCCGGGGGCGCGGTCTACTCGCCCGCCATCACGGACTTCATCTTCATGGTGGAGGACACCAGCCACATGTTCATCACCGGCCCGGACGTCATCGAGACGGTCACGGGCGAGCAGGTGACATTCGAGGAACTGGGCGGCGCGAAGACCCACGAATCGACCTCCGGCGTCTCGCACTTCTCGGAACCCTCCGAGAAGGATGCCCTCGACGACATCCGACGCCTGCTGTCGTACGTCCCCCAGAACAACGTCGAGGACCCGCCGCGGGTCGAACCGTGGGACGACCCCGAGCGACGCGACGAGGAACTGACGAACGTCGTCCCCGACGAACCGAAGAAGCCCTACGACATGACCCGCGTCATCGACGGCGTGGTGGACGAAGACTCCTTCTTCGAGGTGCAGGAGGGGTACGCCAAGAACATGGTCATCGGCTTCGCGCGACTCGACGGGCGGTCGGTCGGGGTCGTCGCCAACCAACCGCGAGTCAACGCCGGGACGCTGGACATCGAGGCCTCCGAGAAGGCCGCCCGGTTCGTCCGGTTCTGCGACTCGTTCAACATCCCCATCACGACGTTCGTGGACGTGCCCGGGTTCATGCCCGGTACCGACCAAGAGCACGGCGGCATCATCCGTCACGGCGCGAAACTGCTGTACGCCTACTCCGAGGCCACCGTGCCGCTGATGACGGTCATCACCCGGAAGGCCTACGGCGGGGCCTACGACGTGATGGCCTCCAAGCACATCGGCGCGGACGTCAACTACGCGTGGCCGACCGCCGAAATCGCGGTGATGGGTCCGAAGGGCGCGGTCAACATCCTCTACGACGACGAACTCGCCGAGGCCGAGGACCCCGAGGCCCGCCGCGAGGAACTCATCGACGAGTACCGCGACCAGTTCGCCAACCCCTACACGGTCGCGGACCTCGGCTACGTGGACGACGTGCTCGAACCGCAGGACACTCGCCCGCGCCTCATCGACGACTTAGAGATGCTGTCGAGCAAGCGCGACGAGCAACCCGACAAGAAACACGGGAACATCCCGCTCTGA
- a CDS encoding acc operon protein codes for MATSHSEEREESDAADAPTDVTLDGADLVVPDDATDEEAAAIAAAIGAHLRAQAAAAAAAESDDEETWRDRRWSFAGRLRGLQGRAGRVPESAPTDAWTASGRTDRF; via the coding sequence ATGGCGACATCTCACTCCGAGGAGCGCGAGGAGTCGGACGCCGCGGACGCGCCGACCGACGTGACCCTCGACGGGGCGGACCTCGTCGTTCCCGACGACGCCACCGACGAGGAGGCCGCCGCCATCGCCGCGGCAATCGGCGCACACCTCCGGGCGCAGGCGGCCGCGGCCGCCGCCGCGGAGAGCGACGACGAGGAGACGTGGCGCGACCGGCGCTGGTCGTTCGCGGGTCGCCTGCGCGGGTTGCAGGGCCGCGCGGGCCGCGTCCCCGAGAGCGCGCCCACGGACGCGTGGACCGCTTCGGGGCGTACCGACCGGTTCTGA